In Capillimicrobium parvum, a genomic segment contains:
- the rpiA gene encoding ribose 5-phosphate isomerase A: MPADTEKRAAAQAAAQLVEDGMRVGLGTGSTVAFLLPALAARGLRGLRCVATSTATEQRARELGLAVESFDRLDRLDIAIDGADQVAPDGWLVKGGGGAHTREKAVAVTADRFVVIVHAEKLVDAIHGPVPLELMRFGLPSTLRRLGGRERVRIREGWPPSPDNGVIADLEGPVGDPAEVAGRLAGTVGVVDHGLFAPELVTEVIVAGPGGVEHRHQ, translated from the coding sequence ATGCCCGCCGACACCGAGAAGCGCGCCGCCGCGCAGGCCGCCGCCCAGCTCGTCGAGGACGGCATGCGGGTCGGCCTGGGCACCGGATCGACCGTCGCGTTCCTGCTGCCCGCACTCGCGGCGCGGGGCCTGCGCGGCCTGCGCTGCGTGGCCACCTCGACGGCGACCGAGCAGCGCGCGCGCGAGCTCGGCCTGGCCGTCGAGTCCTTCGACCGCCTCGACCGCCTCGACATCGCGATCGACGGCGCCGATCAGGTCGCGCCCGACGGCTGGCTCGTGAAGGGCGGCGGCGGCGCCCACACCCGCGAGAAGGCCGTCGCCGTCACCGCCGACCGCTTCGTCGTCATCGTCCACGCCGAGAAGCTGGTGGACGCGATCCACGGCCCGGTGCCGCTGGAGCTCATGCGCTTCGGGCTGCCGTCAACGCTGCGGCGGCTGGGCGGGCGCGAACGGGTTCGCATCCGCGAAGGCTGGCCGCCGAGCCCCGACAACGGCGTGATCGCCGACCTGGAGGGCCCGGTCGGCGATCCAGCCGAGGTGGCCGGCCGTCTCGCCGGCACGGTGGGCGTCGTGGACCACGGGCTGTTCGCCCCAGAGCTCGTCACCGAGGTGATCGTCGCCGGGCCCGGCGGCGTGGAGCACCGCCATCAGTAG
- the nucS gene encoding endonuclease NucS: MRLIVARCSVDYTGRLTTHLPEAVRLLMFKADGGVSIWHDGGSSVKPQNWMTPPTAIEEGDGFMVVRKVKGEDRLDIAISEVLSDTEHDMGEAAALEKDGVERDLQELLAGQPHWCGEGLRLVRREWPTDIGPVDLMCRDEDDGWIAVEIKRIATIESVEQLTRYLERIRLDPAMGACRGVLAAQAIKPQARTLAEARGIACVEVDLAVLRGEREPDLTLFA, from the coding sequence GTGCGGTTGATCGTCGCTCGCTGTTCCGTGGACTACACCGGTCGTCTGACGACCCACCTTCCCGAGGCCGTCCGCCTGCTGATGTTCAAGGCCGATGGCGGCGTCTCCATCTGGCACGACGGGGGGTCATCCGTCAAGCCGCAGAACTGGATGACCCCGCCCACGGCCATCGAGGAGGGCGACGGGTTCATGGTCGTCCGCAAGGTCAAGGGCGAGGACCGGCTCGACATCGCGATCAGCGAGGTGCTCTCGGACACGGAGCACGACATGGGCGAGGCGGCGGCGCTGGAGAAGGATGGCGTCGAGCGCGACCTGCAGGAGCTGCTGGCCGGCCAGCCGCACTGGTGCGGCGAGGGGCTGCGGCTCGTGCGGCGCGAGTGGCCGACCGACATCGGGCCGGTCGACCTCATGTGCCGTGACGAGGACGACGGGTGGATCGCGGTGGAGATCAAGCGCATCGCCACGATCGAGTCGGTCGAGCAGCTGACGCGCTATCTCGAGCGCATCCGCCTGGACCCGGCGATGGGCGCCTGCCGGGGCGTGCTCGCGGCGCAGGCGATCAAGCCGCAGGCGCGCACGCTGGCCGAGGCGCGCGGCATCGCGTGCGTCGAGGTCGACCTCGCCGTGCTGCGGGGCGAGCGCGAGCCGGACCTCACGCTGTTCGCGTAA
- a CDS encoding YCF48-related protein, which translates to MPATAGAAVQTSHSGWRWGNPLPQGTALNALDFAGARGYAAGDFGTLLRTDDAGATWRGINTGLTEPLGVLRVLGPDSLVVAGRCALRRSDDGGRTFRRLPWTASDASCTGGIVTVSFPSPATGFILLGNGNILRSTDSGRTWSRRTAVPGTAATSASSGVSPTDLLFVSDTQGFATTDGGNVFATIDAGNTWTPVVDEPFPMRSLTFVNPSVGYAVGDAPFVLATTDGGSTWNELGLPADTPGLRQIRCATTDLCLGLTPAGDRLVRTTDGGKTWVSLSASARRLQAVAFASPARAVSVGVRGTTVTSDDGGATFSPLGGALPGRFNGLQASGAGVAYAYGDRGSLARTTDGGLSWTEIDAATSDTVRDVSYVSLRTGFVLDVTGQLLRTDNAGSSWQILNAGTALRPQAVAALSSAIVVLAGPVGVRRSTDGGQTFKANPDKVIREDSLFGIDHSGGVVLAFGPKALRLSTDSGRSWRAIKRPTPKTRVNDVDLVGSRTIYLLDAEGTMWTSSDRGRRWRALPGLGTELGYAVRFSDSRHGYVAVGEFGADQAGYVLRTDDGGRTWQPQLVAARALTANGIAVAGRTSAYALTRANGLFSTTTAGSTARRSRLSIRAASPVVAKPGGTIRIDGRLRGARGGERIVVSLREQGSTRWLYQEVAAASNGTFTVVTRLNHTARFVAQWSGDERMRGTGTPALKVAVRTP; encoded by the coding sequence GTGCCCGCCACCGCCGGCGCGGCCGTCCAGACCAGCCACTCCGGCTGGCGCTGGGGCAACCCACTGCCCCAGGGGACCGCGCTCAACGCGCTCGACTTCGCTGGCGCCCGCGGCTACGCGGCGGGCGACTTCGGGACGCTGCTGCGCACCGACGACGCCGGCGCCACGTGGCGCGGCATCAACACCGGGCTCACCGAGCCGCTCGGCGTCCTGCGCGTCCTCGGCCCCGACAGCCTCGTGGTCGCCGGGCGCTGCGCGCTGCGCCGCTCCGACGACGGCGGGCGCACGTTCCGCCGCCTGCCGTGGACGGCGAGCGACGCGAGCTGCACGGGCGGGATCGTGACCGTGAGCTTCCCGAGCCCGGCGACCGGGTTCATCCTCCTCGGCAACGGCAACATCCTGCGCTCCACCGACTCTGGGCGCACCTGGTCGCGGCGGACCGCGGTGCCGGGCACCGCGGCGACGAGCGCGTCGTCCGGGGTGAGCCCGACCGACCTCCTCTTCGTCTCCGACACCCAGGGCTTCGCCACGACCGACGGCGGCAACGTCTTCGCGACCATCGACGCCGGCAACACGTGGACGCCGGTCGTCGACGAGCCGTTCCCGATGCGGTCGCTGACCTTCGTCAACCCGTCCGTCGGCTACGCGGTGGGCGACGCCCCGTTCGTCCTGGCGACGACCGACGGCGGCTCGACGTGGAACGAGCTCGGCCTGCCCGCCGACACCCCCGGTCTGCGCCAGATTCGCTGCGCGACGACCGACCTGTGCCTCGGCCTGACGCCGGCCGGCGACCGGCTCGTGCGCACCACGGACGGCGGCAAGACGTGGGTCTCGCTGTCGGCGTCCGCGCGGCGGCTGCAGGCGGTGGCGTTCGCCTCGCCGGCCCGCGCCGTGTCGGTCGGCGTCCGCGGCACGACGGTGACGAGCGATGACGGCGGCGCGACGTTCTCGCCGCTCGGCGGGGCGCTGCCCGGGCGGTTCAACGGCTTGCAGGCGTCCGGCGCCGGCGTCGCGTATGCGTACGGCGACCGCGGCTCGCTGGCCCGCACGACCGACGGCGGTCTGAGCTGGACCGAGATCGACGCGGCGACGTCCGACACCGTGCGCGACGTCTCCTACGTCTCGCTGCGCACCGGCTTCGTGCTCGACGTCACCGGCCAGCTACTGCGCACCGACAACGCCGGCAGCTCCTGGCAGATCCTCAACGCGGGCACCGCGCTGCGCCCGCAGGCGGTCGCCGCGCTGAGCTCGGCCATCGTCGTGCTCGCCGGCCCGGTCGGGGTGAGGCGGTCGACCGACGGCGGCCAGACGTTCAAGGCCAACCCGGACAAGGTGATCCGCGAGGACTCGCTGTTCGGCATCGACCACTCCGGGGGCGTCGTCCTCGCGTTCGGGCCCAAGGCGCTGCGGCTCTCGACCGACTCGGGGCGGTCGTGGAGGGCGATCAAGCGCCCGACGCCGAAGACGCGCGTCAACGACGTCGACCTCGTCGGCTCGCGCACGATCTACCTCCTGGACGCCGAGGGGACGATGTGGACGTCGAGCGATCGTGGCCGCCGCTGGCGCGCGCTGCCGGGGCTGGGGACCGAGCTCGGCTACGCCGTGCGCTTCTCGGACTCGCGCCACGGCTACGTCGCCGTGGGCGAGTTCGGCGCCGACCAGGCCGGCTACGTGCTGCGCACCGACGACGGCGGCCGCACGTGGCAGCCGCAGCTCGTGGCGGCGCGCGCGCTGACCGCGAACGGCATCGCGGTGGCGGGCCGCACGTCGGCGTACGCGCTCACCCGGGCCAACGGCCTGTTCTCGACGACCACGGCGGGCTCCACGGCCCGGCGCTCGCGGCTGAGCATCCGGGCGGCGTCGCCGGTCGTGGCCAAGCCCGGCGGCACGATCCGCATCGACGGCCGCCTGCGGGGCGCCCGGGGCGGTGAGCGCATCGTCGTCTCGCTGCGCGAGCAGGGCTCGACGCGGTGGCTGTACCAGGAGGTCGCGGCGGCGTCGAACGGCACGTTCACGGTCGTCACCCGGCTGAACCACACCGCGCGCTTCGTCGCGCAGTGGTCGGGGGACGAGCGGATGCGGGGGACGGGGACGCCGGCGCTGAAGGTCGCCGTGCGGACGCCGTAG
- a CDS encoding GYD domain-containing protein, with amino-acid sequence MPKYLIEASYTLDGVKGVQSAGGTSRRDAVAKAAESAGGRLETFYFAFGDHDVYTIVDLPDNESAAAVALGVNAAGGATVRTVVLLTPEEVDAAAKRSVSYRPPGA; translated from the coding sequence ATGCCCAAGTACCTGATCGAGGCGTCCTACACGCTGGACGGCGTGAAGGGCGTCCAGAGCGCCGGTGGGACCAGCAGGCGTGATGCCGTCGCGAAGGCCGCCGAGAGCGCGGGCGGGCGGCTCGAGACGTTCTACTTCGCATTCGGCGACCACGACGTCTACACGATCGTCGACCTTCCCGACAACGAGAGCGCCGCCGCCGTCGCCCTGGGCGTCAACGCGGCCGGTGGAGCGACCGTGCGCACGGTCGTGCTGCTGACTCCGGAAGAGGTCGACGCGGCCGCGAAGCGATCGGTGTCCTACCGCCCGCCGGGCGCCTGA
- the ettA gene encoding energy-dependent translational throttle protein EttA produces the protein MSAQYIFTMHRLTKEFPPDKTVVKDVTLAFLPGAKIGVLGLNGTGKSSLLNIMAGRDTEFRGDAQLAPGASVGLLEQEPQLDDSKDVKGNVEDGVAETKALLERFNELAMNYSDETADEFARLQAEIDAKNAWDLDSQLEQAMDALRLPPSDAPVDRLSGGERRRVALCRLLLRRPDLLLLDEPTNHLDAESVGWLERHLAEYPGTIVAVTHDRYFLDNVAGWILELDRGRGLPFEGNYSSWLEQKQARLAQEEKSDKARQRTIASELEWVRENPKGRRKKAKARLNNYEALLAQDRNVKLDQVQIHIPAGPRLGDTVVRAENLRKGFGDRLLIDDLSFDLPRGGIVGVIGPNGAGKTTLFRMITGQEQPDGGTLTIGDTVEMAYVDQSRDDLDPDKNVWEVISGGDEQIQVGDRKMNSRAYCSSFNFKGSTQQTKVGKLSGGERNRVHLARLLKEGGNLLLLDEPTNDLDVDTLRALEEALLDFAGCAVVISHDRWFLDRVATHVLAFEGDSEVVWFEGNFEAYEEHRRAQLGDEADRPHRISYKKLTRT, from the coding sequence ATGTCGGCTCAGTACATCTTCACGATGCACCGTCTCACGAAGGAGTTCCCTCCGGACAAGACGGTCGTCAAGGACGTGACCCTCGCGTTCCTCCCCGGCGCCAAGATCGGCGTGCTCGGCCTCAACGGCACCGGCAAGTCGTCGCTGCTGAACATCATGGCCGGCCGCGACACGGAGTTCCGCGGCGACGCGCAGCTCGCGCCCGGCGCGTCCGTCGGCCTCCTGGAGCAGGAGCCGCAGCTCGACGACTCCAAGGACGTCAAGGGCAACGTCGAGGACGGCGTCGCGGAGACGAAGGCGCTGCTCGAGCGCTTCAACGAGCTGGCGATGAACTACTCCGACGAGACCGCCGACGAGTTCGCCCGCCTGCAGGCCGAGATCGACGCGAAGAACGCGTGGGACCTCGACTCGCAGCTCGAGCAGGCGATGGACGCGCTGCGCCTGCCGCCGTCCGACGCCCCGGTCGACCGCCTGTCCGGCGGCGAGCGCCGCCGCGTCGCGCTGTGCCGGCTGCTCCTGCGCCGTCCGGACCTGCTGCTGCTCGACGAGCCGACGAACCATCTCGACGCCGAGTCGGTCGGCTGGCTCGAGCGCCACCTGGCCGAGTACCCGGGCACCATCGTCGCGGTCACCCACGACCGCTACTTCCTCGACAACGTCGCCGGCTGGATCCTCGAGCTCGACCGCGGCCGCGGGCTGCCGTTCGAGGGCAACTACTCGTCGTGGCTCGAGCAGAAGCAGGCCCGCCTGGCGCAGGAGGAGAAGTCCGACAAGGCCCGCCAGCGCACGATCGCGTCCGAGCTCGAGTGGGTGCGCGAGAACCCGAAGGGGCGGCGCAAGAAGGCCAAGGCGCGCCTGAACAACTACGAGGCGCTGCTCGCCCAGGACCGCAACGTCAAGCTCGATCAGGTCCAGATCCACATCCCGGCGGGCCCGCGGCTCGGCGACACGGTGGTGCGCGCGGAGAACCTCCGCAAGGGCTTCGGCGACCGCCTCCTGATCGACGACCTGTCCTTCGACCTGCCGCGCGGCGGCATCGTCGGCGTGATCGGCCCCAACGGCGCGGGCAAGACGACGCTCTTCCGGATGATCACCGGCCAGGAGCAGCCGGACGGCGGCACCCTGACCATCGGCGACACGGTCGAGATGGCCTACGTCGACCAGTCGCGCGACGACCTCGACCCCGACAAGAACGTCTGGGAGGTCATCTCGGGCGGCGACGAGCAGATTCAGGTGGGCGACCGCAAGATGAACTCGCGCGCCTACTGCTCCTCGTTCAACTTCAAGGGCTCGACCCAGCAGACGAAGGTCGGCAAGCTGTCCGGCGGCGAGCGCAACCGCGTGCACCTCGCCAGGCTGCTGAAGGAGGGCGGCAACCTGCTGCTCCTCGACGAGCCGACGAACGACCTCGACGTCGACACGCTGCGCGCGCTCGAGGAGGCGCTGCTCGACTTCGCCGGCTGTGCCGTGGTGATCTCCCACGATCGCTGGTTCCTGGACCGCGTCGCGACCCACGTGCTCGCCTTCGAGGGCGACTCCGAGGTCGTCTGGTTCGAGGGCAACTTCGAGGCCTACGAGGAGCACCGCCGCGCGCAACTGGGCGACGAGGCCGACCGCCCGCACCGCATCAGCTACAAGAAGCTGACGCGGACCTAG
- a CDS encoding COG4315 family predicted lipoprotein, with product MGRIGRLIIPVVASALVLAACGSSSKSGTQPSAGDATVHTASNAKLGRTILVDARGMTLYRLSGEQGGRWICKDKTCLASWHPLTGAPTGADGLSAVKRPDGTKQVAFQGMPLYTFAGDAKAGETAGQGLKDVGTWSAVTTKGAPAQSQTNTSSNGPYGY from the coding sequence ATGGGCCGGATCGGCAGGCTCATCATCCCGGTGGTCGCATCGGCCCTCGTGCTCGCGGCGTGCGGAAGCAGCTCGAAGAGCGGCACGCAGCCAAGCGCCGGCGACGCCACCGTGCACACCGCATCGAACGCGAAGCTCGGCAGGACGATCCTCGTCGACGCGCGGGGCATGACCCTCTACCGCCTCAGCGGCGAGCAGGGCGGGCGCTGGATCTGCAAGGACAAGACGTGCCTGGCCAGCTGGCATCCGCTGACCGGTGCGCCCACGGGCGCGGACGGGCTGAGCGCCGTCAAGCGGCCCGACGGCACGAAGCAGGTGGCGTTCCAGGGGATGCCGCTCTACACGTTCGCCGGGGACGCCAAGGCGGGCGAGACCGCGGGCCAGGGACTCAAGGACGTCGGCACGTGGAGCGCGGTGACGACGAAGGGCGCGCCGGCGCAGAGCCAGACGAACACGTCCTCCAACGGACCGTACGGCTACTGA
- a CDS encoding tetratricopeptide repeat protein, protein MPPVYDIEQGILLLELEPPFDKRDVQLARRRLAKVWHPDLAPPGKQFEHERHLKAINLAADQLESLAEGSRGGRVSRNAVKVNAAAARAARAEEGRRNYEREQAARAAAEDRQRNDPFGDRTPDHSVVHRYARCLSYPEWGVGTVTGIYFTGDEDTLQQWARVRFQPGVRTVPAGSLQFVDFSKPDPGAERVQRFMTAAQHAMAEGNYKLAAQRLIYARDAEPGNPAVLRLMTLAFWQAGDLPAAGRSMRDWARVEDDRPTPHRFASRIYEDMGAIDLAAEAADRAAARGPADADAWERVGRLRLRLMDRDAAIAALETARRLGPSVDGLLDLALAFHLAGDLGAEVSACEQATKVDPESGAAWGRYAHALARTDRVTDTLAACDRALELGSDPEVAELAQRLRAAVPRELRAA, encoded by the coding sequence GTGCCTCCGGTCTACGACATCGAGCAGGGGATCCTGCTGCTCGAGCTCGAGCCGCCGTTCGACAAGCGCGACGTCCAGCTCGCGCGCCGGCGGCTGGCGAAGGTGTGGCACCCCGACCTCGCGCCCCCCGGCAAGCAGTTCGAGCACGAGCGCCACCTGAAGGCGATCAACCTCGCCGCCGACCAGCTCGAGTCGCTCGCCGAGGGGTCCCGCGGCGGGCGGGTCTCGCGCAACGCCGTCAAGGTCAACGCCGCCGCCGCGCGCGCCGCGCGCGCCGAGGAGGGCCGCCGCAACTACGAGCGCGAGCAGGCCGCCCGGGCCGCCGCCGAGGACCGGCAGCGCAACGACCCGTTCGGCGACCGCACGCCGGACCACTCGGTCGTGCACCGCTACGCGCGCTGCCTCTCGTACCCCGAGTGGGGCGTCGGCACGGTCACCGGCATCTACTTCACCGGCGACGAGGACACGCTTCAGCAGTGGGCGCGGGTGCGCTTCCAGCCCGGCGTGCGCACGGTGCCGGCGGGCTCGCTGCAGTTCGTCGACTTCTCCAAGCCCGATCCCGGCGCCGAGCGGGTGCAGCGGTTCATGACCGCGGCGCAGCACGCCATGGCCGAGGGCAACTACAAGCTCGCGGCCCAGCGCCTCATCTACGCGCGCGACGCCGAGCCGGGCAACCCCGCGGTCCTGCGGCTCATGACGCTCGCGTTCTGGCAGGCGGGCGACCTCCCCGCCGCCGGGCGCTCGATGCGCGACTGGGCCCGGGTCGAGGACGACCGCCCGACGCCGCACCGCTTCGCGTCGCGCATCTACGAGGACATGGGGGCGATCGACCTCGCCGCCGAGGCCGCCGACCGCGCCGCCGCCCGCGGACCGGCCGACGCGGACGCCTGGGAGCGGGTCGGCCGCCTGCGCCTGCGGCTGATGGACCGCGACGCCGCGATCGCCGCGCTCGAGACCGCGCGGCGGCTGGGTCCGTCGGTCGACGGCCTCCTCGACCTCGCGCTCGCCTTCCACCTCGCCGGCGATCTCGGCGCCGAGGTGTCGGCGTGCGAGCAGGCGACGAAGGTCGACCCGGAGTCCGGGGCGGCCTGGGGCCGCTACGCCCACGCGCTGGCCCGCACCGACCGGGTGACCGACACCCTCGCCGCGTGCGACCGCGCGCTCGAGCTGGGGTCGGATCCCGAGGTCGCCGAGCTGGCGCAGCGGCTGCGGGCCGCCGTGCCGCGCGAGCTGCGCGCGGCGTAG